The following are encoded together in the Streptosporangiales bacterium genome:
- a CDS encoding antitoxin, with protein MSIFDNIGDKAKDLAGEHSDKVDEGIERAGDAVDEKTGGRFSDQIDQGQEAAGNFVEGLGGDNEEDQQ; from the coding sequence ATGAGCATTTTCGACAACATCGGCGACAAGGCGAAGGACCTTGCGGGCGAGCACTCGGACAAGGTGGACGAGGGCATCGAACGCGCAGGTGACGCCGTCGACGAGAAGACCGGCGGTCGATTCTCCGACCAGATCGACCAGGGTCAGGAGGCCGCCGGCAACTTTGTCGAAGGGCTCGGGGGTGACAACGAGGAGGACCAGCAGTAA
- the miaB gene encoding tRNA (N6-isopentenyl adenosine(37)-C2)-methylthiotransferase MiaB, with the protein MSTRKAPRTYEVRTFGCQMNVHDSERLTGLLEESGYVRAAGEAVADVVVFNTCAVRENADNRLYGNLGQLYPVKRSRPGMQIAVGGCLAQKDRGEIVRRAPWVDVVFGTHNIGSLPTLLERARIADEAQVEIKESLETFPSTLPTRRESAYAAWVAISVGCNNTCTFCIVPNLRGREVDRRPGDVLAEIEALVAEGVVEVTLLGQNVNSYGVGFGDRGAFAKLLRACGAIDGLERVRFTSPHPRDFTDDVIEAMAETPNVMPQLHMPLQSGSDRVLRAMRRSYRRGRYLDIIGRVRAAMPDAAISTDIIVGFPGETDDDFADTLDVVQQARFAGAYTFQYSTRPGTPAADMSDQVSAAVVKERYGRLVTAVDEIAWAENRRFVGRDVELLVSEGEGRKDVRTHRRSGRAPDNRLVHFTPEGADDVRPGDVVTVRVTYGAPHHLVADGPVRAMRRTPAGDAWERRTTAPVEEGTGGVSLGMPTIGARA; encoded by the coding sequence GTGAGTACCAGGAAGGCACCGCGCACGTACGAGGTGCGCACGTTCGGCTGCCAGATGAACGTGCACGACTCCGAGCGGCTCACCGGCCTGCTCGAGGAGTCCGGCTACGTCCGCGCCGCCGGCGAGGCCGTAGCCGACGTCGTCGTGTTCAACACCTGCGCGGTCAGGGAGAACGCCGACAACCGGCTGTACGGCAACCTCGGCCAGCTGTACCCCGTGAAGCGGTCCAGGCCCGGCATGCAGATCGCCGTCGGCGGCTGCCTGGCGCAGAAGGACCGCGGCGAGATCGTCCGCCGCGCTCCCTGGGTCGACGTGGTCTTCGGCACCCACAACATCGGCTCGCTGCCTACGCTCCTCGAACGCGCGCGGATCGCCGACGAGGCGCAGGTCGAGATCAAGGAGTCGTTGGAGACGTTCCCGTCCACGCTGCCCACCAGGCGCGAGTCGGCATACGCGGCGTGGGTGGCGATCAGCGTCGGCTGCAACAACACCTGCACGTTCTGCATCGTGCCGAACCTGCGTGGCCGCGAGGTCGACCGCAGGCCGGGTGACGTGCTCGCCGAGATCGAGGCGCTGGTCGCCGAGGGCGTCGTCGAGGTCACGCTGCTCGGGCAGAACGTCAACTCGTACGGCGTCGGCTTCGGCGACCGCGGGGCGTTCGCCAAGCTGCTGCGGGCCTGCGGCGCGATCGACGGCCTCGAACGCGTGCGCTTCACGTCGCCGCACCCACGGGACTTCACCGACGACGTCATCGAGGCGATGGCCGAGACACCCAACGTGATGCCACAGCTGCACATGCCGTTGCAGTCCGGCTCCGACCGGGTGCTCCGCGCGATGCGCAGGTCGTACCGTCGCGGGCGCTACCTCGACATCATCGGACGCGTCCGCGCGGCCATGCCCGACGCCGCGATCAGCACCGACATCATCGTGGGCTTCCCCGGCGAGACCGACGACGACTTCGCCGACACCCTCGATGTCGTGCAGCAGGCGCGCTTCGCGGGCGCGTACACGTTCCAGTACTCCACCCGTCCCGGCACGCCTGCCGCCGACATGTCCGACCAGGTGTCCGCGGCGGTGGTGAAGGAGCGGTACGGCCGCCTCGTCACCGCCGTCGACGAGATCGCCTGGGCCGAGAACCGCCGGTTCGTCGGACGAGACGTCGAGCTGCTGGTGTCCGAGGGTGAGGGACGCAAGGACGTCCGCACGCACCGGCGCAGCGGGCGCGCACCGGACAACAGGCTCGTCCACTTCACGCCGGAGGGCGCGGACGACGTGCGTCCGGGCGACGTGGTCACCGTCCGGGTCACGTACGGTGCGCCGCACCACCTGGTGGCGGACGGACCGGTACGCGCGATGCGGCGCACGCCCGCGGGCGACGCGTGGGAGCGCAGGACCACGGCACCGGTGGAGGAGGGGACCGGGGGCGTGTCGCTCGGCATGCCCACGATCGGCGCACGTGCCTGA